In Leptotrichia buccalis C-1013-b, the genomic window TTGTTTCCTTAATAAAATCATCAGTTGTTTTATCAGTTTTTTCCTGCGCAGTAAGAGAATCTATTTTATTGGTAAAAGTGTCAATTTGAGAATTTTTATCGTTATAAACTTTATCCAGATTTACATCTTCCAATTTTAAATTAGACAATGTCAGTTTTGGCATAATCTTAAATAATCCAGTTCGTATAATTCCGACGGTAGCCCGTCCCTTACCTAAATTTTTTCCATTAACTACAAAATTATCAAAAATCATTTCATGATTTTTCACAGAAAATTTGACATTTTTAAATTCAGAATGTTTAGTTTTTGCCATAATTGAAACAATATTACTAGAAAACATAATACCAAAAAATATTATAATTAAAATTAATAATGCAAAACTTAATAAATATTTTAAATATTTCACAAAATACCCTCCTTTTAGTTAATTTTAGTTTTATTAAAAAATGTATTTAACATATTAAATAAGCTGTTAAAAATAGATGCCATGAATTTTATATCTATTTAAAACAGCTCCTTTCCAAATTATTTGAGTCAAAAACTATTTAATATTTTTTAATGCTTCATCCATATTAGATAATTTAAATTCGTCAGATATGGATTTTAAATATTTTTGTTGTTCAACTTGTCTTTTTTGATTTCTCAATTGAGTTTTTATAGTTTCTTTAACTTTTTCAAATGGAATTAATCCTTTACCATTTCTTTCCAGAACCTTTACAACATATAAATCATTTCCAACAGTAACTACTTTATTTACAATTTGTCCAGCCTTAACATCCTTTATAGCTTCATTTAAAGGACCAAAACGACTTGATAATTGAGTTAATGGAATTTCCTGAGTTTCACCATTTTCAGTAACTCCTTGAATATTTGCATTATATTTACGGGCATATGAAGTAAAATCTGCTGGATTTGCAATAGCTTCCTTTAGTACTTGATTTGCCTTTGCAGAATCTGAAGTATTAAATACAATAAGCTGTAATCTTACAGAATCTTCTTGTCGTGTAAAATTAGCTGCATTAGCATCATAAATATTTTTAGCATCTGCATCAGTAACTTTAGCTTTATCATTTACTTCATTTAACGTAGCCAAACTTGCCAATAATTGTTCTTGTAAAATATCTGTACTTTCAGTATATTTTTTATCCTGATCCAATTTTTTTTCTTTCCCTTTAATTGCAAGTGCCCTATTCAAAGCAATATTTTTAATAATAGACTGTTTCATCTGTGCAATTTGATCAGAAGTAAGGTCTTTCTCATCTACTCCACTTGAATAAAGACTTTTTGCCAGTTCATTATTAACTTCGTTTTCATAAACTTTAATTTGCTTGTCTGGTGATTCAAACAACACCTTTCCACTTTGTCCAGCATTATTTTTACAAGATAATGCAAATACGCATAGTACTGTCAATACACCTATTTTAATTTTATTTTTCATTTTTCCTCCAATAGTATTCAAATTTAATAATATTTACATTTTTAGTATATCATAACATTCCAAACATTTCAAAATATTTTTTATATTAAATTATTTTTTATTGATAAAATATATGAAAAAAATTTATTTGTAAGAAACAGAAAGTTTTCTAATTCTTCTTAAGAGTTAAAATTGTGGAAGAATTTTTTCTAAAATACTTTATGATATAAGGCTTACAATTTACTATTTATTCGGAGAAGCCTAAATCTTTTTTTGAAAAGAACTTATTTATCACTGATTGTAATAACTTTATCATATAAAGTTTTGTTACTATAAATTCAGAATAGCAATAATAATTCTAGCAATAATAATTTTTTCTAAATTTGATAGAGATATCGGCATACCATTTTTAGTTTTTTTAATATATTTTAGAAGTTGCACTTGATTATACAATACACCCAACTAAAAATAACAAAAAAAATTGAAAAAAGTAGTTGACAAATAAATTTAATTATGATAATATATATCTTGTCGATACAAAAAGTATCAAAGGACAATGATATAAGAATAGAAGAAGCAATAAGTGTAAAAGATAAATATTAATGTCAAGAGCTCTTGTCTATAAGATAAGATTCTCGTCAAGACAAAAGGTGAAATTAAATATATGTAAAATATATTGAATGAAGAGTTTGATCCTGGCTCAGGATGAACGCTGACAGAATGCTTAACACATGCAAGTCTTTGGCGAATCTGTGCTTGCACAGGCTAGCCAAGGCGGACGGGTGAGTAACGCGTAAAGAACTTACCCTGCAGACAGGGATAACAGACGGAAACGACTGATAATACCTGATACAATTGCCAGCACGCATGTGCCCGGCAATGAAAAGTGATGCTGCAGGAGAGCTTTGCGTCCTATTAGCTTGTTGGTGAGGTAATGGCTCACCAAGGCGATGATAGGTAGCCGGCCTGAGAGGGTGAACGGCCACAAGGGGACTGAGATACGGCCCTTACTCCTAC contains:
- a CDS encoding peptidylprolyl isomerase, which codes for MKNKIKIGVLTVLCVFALSCKNNAGQSGKVLFESPDKQIKVYENEVNNELAKSLYSSGVDEKDLTSDQIAQMKQSIIKNIALNRALAIKGKEKKLDQDKKYTESTDILQEQLLASLATLNEVNDKAKVTDADAKNIYDANAANFTRQEDSVRLQLIVFNTSDSAKANQVLKEAIANPADFTSYARKYNANIQGVTENGETQEIPLTQLSSRFGPLNEAIKDVKAGQIVNKVVTVGNDLYVVKVLERNGKGLIPFEKVKETIKTQLRNQKRQVEQQKYLKSISDEFKLSNMDEALKNIK